The following are from one region of the Zonotrichia leucophrys gambelii isolate GWCS_2022_RI chromosome 1A, RI_Zleu_2.0, whole genome shotgun sequence genome:
- the ETFBKMT gene encoding electron transfer flavoprotein beta subunit lysine methyltransferase, whose translation MAFRGWRWLLLLGRQNTLAKVWRSRRGGPSVCWQRCCHWSSGKALAPEVRAFLEENTEVTNSGHLTPEIRLRLLTPRCRFWREKPDLWPYGDPFWAIYWPGGQALSRYILDNPRVVKGRSVLDLGSGCGATAIAAVMSGASQVLANDIDPIAGMAMILNCELNHLDPFPITIKNIINSEAGNWDLIVLGDMFYDEQLADGLHHWLQKCIRIHQTEVLIGDPGRHQFLSHSIHSQLHKVIEYSLPESTRQENYGLTSSIVWSYQPSNSLDDS comes from the exons ATGGCCTTCCGTGGCTGGAGGTGGCTCCTCCTCCTGGGCAGGCAGAACACCCTTGCCAAGGTGTGGAGAAGCAGGAGGGGAGGCCcctctgtgtgctggcagcGCTGCTGCCACTGGAGCTCGGGCAAGGCTCTGGCCCCCGAGGTGAGAGCGTTTCTGGAGGAGAACACCGAGGTCACCAACAGCGGGCACCTCACCCCAGAGATCCGGCTGCGCCTGCTCACGCCCCGCTGCAGGTTCTGGAGAGAGAAACCTGACCTGTGGCCTTATGGGGACCCATTCTGGGCAATTTACTGGCCAGGAGGCCAAGCCCTCTCCAG gtaTATTTTAGATAATCCACGTGTGGTTAAAGGGCGATCGGTTCTGGATCTTGGAAGTGGATGTGGAGCAACAGCCATAGCTGCTGTGATGAGTGGTGCATCCCAAGTCCTTGCCAATGACATTGACCCCA TTGCAGGAATGGCAATGATCTTGAACTGTGAACTGAACCACCTGGATCCCTTCCCCATCACCATTAAGAACATCATTAATTCAGAGGCTGGCAACTGGGACCTCATAGTTCTAGGAGATATGTTTTATGATGAACAACTTGCTGATGGTCTGCATCACTGGCTGCAGAAGTGCATCAGGATTCACCAGACTGAAGTGCTGATTGGTGACCCTGGCAGACATCAGTTTTTAAGCCACAGCATTCACAGCCAGCTGCACAAAGTTATAGAATATTCACTGCCTGAGTCTACAAGACAAGAAAACTATGGGCTAACATCAAGTATTGTCTGGAGTTATCAGCCCTCAAACAGCTTAGATGATTCTTGA